A stretch of Ranitomeya variabilis isolate aRanVar5 chromosome 3, aRanVar5.hap1, whole genome shotgun sequence DNA encodes these proteins:
- the GPR45 gene encoding putative G-protein coupled receptor 45 yields MSCNSTPLGYCTYSSMNVTTGSQDSSFNAFPTPLRILMAIIMALMISIAFLGNAIVCLIVYQKPAMRSAINLLLATLAFSDIMLSLFCMPFTAVTIITGSWHFGSQFCQISAMLYWFFVLEGVAILLIISVDRFLIIVQRQDKLNPHRAKIMIITSWIFSFCISFPSVVGWTLVEVPTRAPQCVLGYTEFLADRAYAVMLVVAVFFIPFSIMLYSYLCILNTVRQNAVRIHNHAESLCLSQVSKLGLMGLQRPHQLNVDMSFKTRAFTTILILFIGFSLCWLPHSVFSLLSVFSRTFYYSSSFYIISTCILWLSYLKSVFNPVIYCWRIKKFRESCMEFMPKTFKIFPKFPGRTRRRIRPSTIYVCNEHQSAV; encoded by the coding sequence ATGAGCTGCAATAGCACGCCTCTGGGCTACTGCACCTATTCTAGTATGAATGTGACAACAGGGAGCCAGGACTCCAGTTTTAATGCATTCCCTACTCCACTCAGGATATTAATGGCAATAATAATGGCATTAATGATTTCCATTGCGTTTTTGGGCAATGCCATTGTTTGCCTTATTGTCTATCAAAAGCCAGCTATGCGATCTGCAATCAACCTTCTTCTTGCAACTCTTGCGTTCTCTGACATCATGTTGTCATTGTTCTGCATGCCTTTTACTGCAGTGACCATTATCACTGGGAGCTGGCACTTTGGTTCTCAGTTTTGTCAGATATCAGCCATGCTATATTGGTTCTTCGTATTAGAAGGAGTTGCCATCCTGCTCATAATCAGTGTTGATCGTTTCCTGATCATTGTTCAAAGACAGGATAAATTAAACCCACACCGTGCTAAAATAATGATTATCACCTCTTGGATATTTTCTTTTTGTATTTCCTTCCCATCTGTTGTAGGGTGGACATTGGTTGAAGTTCCAACACGAGCACCTCAATGTGTTTTGGGATATACAGAATTTTTGGCTGATAGGGCATATGCAGTAATGCTAGTGGTAGCAGTGTTCTTCATCCCTTTCAGTATTATGCTATACTCTTACCTATGCATCCTAAACACGGTGAGACAAAATGCTGTCAGAATTCACAACCATGCAGAGAGCTTGTGCCTCAGCCAAGTAAGCAAGTTAGGGTTGATGGGACTACAAAGGCCTCATCAACTGAATGTGGACATGAGTTTCAAGACCAGAGCCTTCACTACCATACTGATTCTCTTTATTGGGTTCTCACTTTGCTGGCTTCCACATTCAGTATTCAGTCTATTGTCTGTCTTCAGTAGAACTTTCTACTACAGTTCCTCATTTTACATCATCAGCACTTGCATTTTGTGGCTCAGTTACCTGAAATCTGTGTTCAACCCCGTCATATACTGCTGGAGGATAAAGAAGTTTCGTGAGTCCTGCATGGAATTTATGCCGAAAACATTTAAGATCTTTCCGAAATTTCCAGGGAGGACACGGAGAAGAATACGTCCTAGTACAATCTATGTTTGTAACGAACATCAATCGGCTGTCTAA